GAGCAAATGATTTCCTGAATATTGGTAAAGATGATGCATTTATTATTGTAGCTCACGACGAAGATATTGCAATATCTGCATTAGAAGAGGTTAAAAGAAGAGCTGAGTTAGGTTTAGATGGTGTTGTTGAAGAAACACGTAAAGCACTTGATGACGGTAACACCGAATACATGAGACCTCTTCCAACTGCAAACAGAATGTATCTTGAAACTGACATTCCATTATTTAAAATTACAAATGACAGAATCAAACCTATTTTGGATAATTTACCTGAACTACCTGATGTTAAACAAGCTAGAATTACTGAAGAGTATAATTTAAGTGAAGATTTAGCAACACAACTTGTTAAAAGACAAGAAGCTGATATGTTTGAAGACATCCTGGCTGATGTTAAGGTAGATGCAACTCCTGTTGCTTCACTTCTTGCATATGATTTACGTGAAATCAAAAGAGAAGGATATGACATTGGAGTTTTAAGTCTCAATCACTTTAAAGATATTTTTACTCTCTTAGCTGAAGGCAAAATTGCAAAAGACAGTGTTCGTAAATTAACAATCGAAACCATCAACACTCCGGATGTGGAAATTGGGGAAATTGCTGAGAAAAACAATCTAGTCATGATGAGTGATGAAGATGTCGGCAACATTATCGCTGATATTGTTGCTCAAAATGAAGGAATGGTAAAAGAACGTCAAATGGGAGCTATGGGTCCTTTAATGGGGATATGTATGAAAAAACTTAAAGGAAAAGCTGATGGCGGACTTGTTAATAAAATTGTACGTGAAGAAATTCAAAAATTAATTTAATGAAACTCATATGAGTTTCCAATTAATATTTTCTTTATTTCTAAATCTTCAGAATATATGTTGTTTCATCAACAAATAAAAGAATGTATTTTTGAGTTATTTTTGCTTTTGTAATATTTTTTTTAAGATTTCCTCTTTGTTTTCTGGAGATTCCTTAAAAAGAAATCAAGATGTGTCGAAATAAAAATTTTTTTAGAAGTAGAGTGTCCGCCAAAAATGATTTTTGAGTGTGGATTCTAGTAAATGGTCACATCAAGCTTTAATTGGTGTGTAGTGGATATACTTTCACAAAAATCAACAATATCTTCTTTATTATTTTGTTCTCCTTGAATAAGATTATATAATCTTTTTATATTGTATGCTAGTGCATCTAGGTTGAGTCTTTCTCCGGTTTTTACCATTCCGATTACTATTTCTTGTTCTACATGGTATTGTTCTTTGAATATTCCGAATGGTCCTTCTACACTTGGTCTTTTTTTGAATTCTTCTTTATATTCTTCTTTTTCCATTTTGAAGAACATTGCTCTTTCTAATCTGCCCCACCGTTTTCTGTGATGGTTTTATGTGTTTGTTTGTCTGTTAAGCAGGATTTTCTGTGAATGCAGTATTTACATGCAGTATAATTGTTGTAGAGTCTTTTTATTTTGTCGGGTTTGTCTGGTTCTTCGTTTGGTTGTGTGTATTCTTTGTAGAAGTACATTGGTTGTCCTGATTGGCACATAAATAAGTCTAGGTCGGATATGTAGTAAAAGTGGTCTTTATGGAATTGGTTTGGATTTAATTTGCCTATTTTTTCTTTGGATTGTTTTCTTGTTGGTATTAATCCATCTATTCCTTT
This region of Methanobrevibacter sp. V74 genomic DNA includes:
- a CDS encoding transposase, translating into MEKEEYKEEFKKRPSVEGPFGIFKEQYHVEQEIVIGMVKTGERLNLDALAYNIKRLYNLIQGEQNNKEDIVDFCESISTTHQLKLDVTIY